The proteins below are encoded in one region of Maribacter aestuarii:
- a CDS encoding translocation/assembly module TamB domain-containing protein — MRTINKKKTLKIIGRFFLFLLLLFVAIILFIRSPWGQEIIVSKITDNISKETNTEVAIDKLFVTFTGDIQVEGLYLEDQAGDTLLYTKNLQLDLPIYPLLFKNELSIDDVVSNGLIANIKRGSNPEVFNFSFLLDVFSTSSDSTNTTEPMSISLGDFSLEDWKVNYHDAYLGIDLSTEIGNLNTSIAAFDLEEMKYHISDFRLAETHLSYVQTHAFPVTNDTTSVPLPKIEVKNFELSNIDVTYQSESDGINTNFKLGKVGLTDVLADIPNNTYKTDDFILKDSDIALHVKGIETRTAELAVNSNSPDEFRWPDFVLGATNINLENNNVVFTQNDTPLNPSQFDVNAFKIQKLALNASGFEYRPKKFNLKVAQLSFYEPSGIRLNELAFEAGLTVTSAYLSDLSLNLNQSRVDANLQVDFKSLDQAIKNPQQGELSAELKNLSLEIKDVQQLLPELASNVYLDSLATKTITGNAYAKGNLKKVDNFNANLSWGQSTQLSASGNLLNLTQTDSIRYDMNDVNLTSSQTDIKKFVSEKDLGISIPKTLTVKGSIAGSIDNISTNALLKVPEGQANVDGSVTFGESIGFKGSVNMDSVQLGKLLKNEQLGLISLQVEGNGYGASVEDLDATINGTISQFEFRGYDYTDIQIDGELVNGSGTISANIKDPNLNMNVDTKLNLGSANMNISLISNIIGADLKNLGFSDNDIKIAATIDGTYKGTPSDFTVNTTIKDGIAVAYNEQYQVEQISIRAHIEDSITDVVINSGFVNGELYSNASPNRITNALKGQLENYFSADSMATADDTINAKLQLSLRPTPIITKVFFDGFTDLDSLNVDASFDSKEKTLYAEVKVPKISYAGSSIDSLNVLLNGDATDLNFSAGLGNLTYEPIHLKKTYLEGKLRNKELLLDFNAENDSVQVAHLTSQLVFKKDTLRLHIDPEELVLNKKQWQLPNDNSIVIAESYLGLENLILSRNSQSLRISSELPKIEQEHIGIVFENFELQTFLSLFNPDEALAKGRVEGNFILLNPYGASGLISDIEIGNFQVMENPLGTLILDASSKSFSDYDFDLAIKDGDAKLKLTGDYVAKESGAELNLELDIEELKMSVIQGFFKEDISNAKGYLSGSMLVNGTLKDPTYSGRINFNDIGLTLTSFNTTLNIDNETVDLDQEKISLSNFNIADETKGSLVVNGTIFTPNLLNPGFDLNVKADRFRVLDSKKGDNELVYGIASINADVNVTGNLKSPVVNGNLRVRDITDLTYIVPQDQLEIQERDGIVIFVNKENPDAILTRNENKKRPSIFYGMDINTTLEISNDAQFTVVLDEKTQDKLQASGDAELKLNIDPNQDIRLSGRLVLNSGFYRTSLYNLVSREFQIRKGSSVVWNGDPYDAKLDVTAIYEIETSAAPLMSAISSEGNVTGSYQQAAEFMVYLNVEGQLTEPELSFALDMPESEQGNFGGAVYGRILQLNQQESELNKQVFSLLALNRFYPTTGSDGSSGGAMSLARNNVNKVLSSELNAISDKLLGNSGFELGFDLDSFEDYESGTAQSRTQLNINASKKLFNERLIVTAGSALDVEGSASSEDSATPIIGNVTLEYLLSEEGVYRLKGFRRQEYQNIIDGQLIVTGIAFIFDREFNKFSELFIPVQKENKKTKAKKSKKNTN, encoded by the coding sequence ATGAGAACCATCAATAAAAAGAAAACACTTAAGATAATTGGAAGGTTTTTCCTGTTCTTATTGCTGCTTTTTGTTGCTATAATCCTCTTTATTAGAAGCCCGTGGGGTCAGGAAATTATTGTTTCAAAGATAACCGATAATATCTCCAAGGAAACCAATACCGAAGTAGCTATAGACAAACTTTTTGTGACCTTCACTGGGGATATTCAGGTAGAGGGTCTGTATTTGGAAGACCAGGCTGGGGACACGCTGCTATACACCAAAAATTTACAACTGGACCTACCCATTTATCCATTACTGTTCAAAAACGAATTAAGTATAGATGATGTAGTTTCCAATGGTCTTATAGCCAACATCAAAAGGGGCTCAAACCCAGAAGTATTCAATTTCTCATTTTTACTGGATGTGTTTTCTACATCATCGGATTCGACAAATACAACTGAACCCATGTCCATATCGTTGGGAGATTTCAGTCTTGAAGATTGGAAGGTTAATTACCACGATGCCTATCTGGGGATAGACCTATCTACTGAAATTGGGAATCTGAACACCTCCATAGCCGCATTCGACTTGGAAGAAATGAAATACCATATTTCCGATTTTAGATTGGCAGAAACCCATTTAAGTTACGTTCAAACCCATGCTTTTCCTGTCACTAATGATACCACAAGTGTTCCTTTACCAAAAATTGAGGTCAAAAATTTTGAGCTCTCCAACATAGACGTCACCTATCAATCCGAAAGTGATGGAATAAACACAAATTTTAAATTGGGCAAGGTAGGACTGACTGATGTCTTAGCCGACATCCCAAATAATACCTACAAAACGGATGATTTTATTTTAAAGGACTCAGATATAGCATTGCACGTCAAGGGTATTGAAACAAGAACAGCAGAGTTAGCGGTCAATTCCAATAGCCCTGATGAGTTCCGTTGGCCTGACTTTGTTCTGGGAGCTACCAATATCAACTTGGAAAACAACAATGTTGTGTTTACTCAAAATGATACTCCGCTAAATCCGTCTCAGTTTGATGTTAATGCTTTCAAAATACAGAAGCTAGCACTCAATGCTTCCGGTTTTGAGTATCGCCCTAAAAAATTCAATCTTAAGGTTGCTCAATTATCCTTTTATGAACCAAGCGGTATTCGATTAAATGAATTAGCTTTTGAAGCGGGTTTAACGGTTACCTCAGCCTACTTATCCGACCTTTCCCTTAATTTGAACCAAAGTAGGGTTGATGCAAATCTGCAAGTTGATTTTAAATCCCTTGATCAGGCCATAAAAAATCCCCAGCAAGGTGAACTATCGGCCGAGTTAAAGAACCTTTCTTTGGAAATCAAAGATGTGCAACAACTCCTGCCAGAATTAGCGTCAAATGTCTATCTGGACTCATTAGCTACAAAAACGATTACAGGTAATGCATATGCCAAAGGAAACTTGAAAAAAGTAGATAATTTTAATGCTAATCTGTCTTGGGGACAGTCTACCCAACTATCGGCTTCTGGCAATCTATTAAACCTGACGCAAACAGATTCCATACGTTATGATATGAACGATGTCAACCTTACTAGTTCCCAAACCGATATCAAAAAGTTTGTATCAGAGAAGGACCTGGGCATTTCTATTCCCAAAACTTTGACAGTAAAGGGTTCTATTGCAGGAAGCATCGACAATATCAGCACAAATGCCTTGCTAAAAGTCCCTGAAGGACAAGCCAATGTGGACGGTTCCGTAACATTTGGGGAAAGTATAGGATTTAAGGGTTCTGTGAATATGGATAGCGTTCAACTCGGAAAATTATTGAAGAACGAGCAATTAGGCCTCATTTCCCTACAAGTGGAGGGCAATGGCTATGGGGCGAGTGTGGAAGATTTGGACGCTACTATAAATGGTACGATTTCACAATTTGAGTTTAGGGGCTACGATTATACCGATATTCAAATAGATGGAGAATTAGTAAACGGTTCGGGAACTATATCGGCAAATATCAAAGACCCTAACCTGAACATGAATGTCGATACCAAGCTCAATCTTGGTTCAGCAAATATGAACATAAGTCTAATCTCTAACATTATTGGGGCAGATCTCAAAAATTTAGGTTTTTCCGATAATGACATTAAGATAGCTGCAACAATCGATGGGACCTACAAGGGAACTCCATCCGATTTTACGGTAAATACCACGATTAAGGATGGTATAGCCGTGGCTTACAACGAACAATACCAAGTGGAACAAATATCCATTCGAGCACATATTGAAGACTCTATAACCGATGTTGTTATAAATAGCGGTTTTGTGAACGGTGAGCTGTATTCGAACGCATCCCCGAATAGAATCACTAATGCCCTTAAAGGACAACTTGAAAATTATTTTAGTGCCGATAGTATGGCGACAGCGGATGATACCATAAACGCTAAATTGCAGCTTTCGCTCAGACCCACCCCTATAATTACCAAAGTATTTTTTGATGGCTTTACGGACTTGGATTCGCTCAACGTTGATGCTTCCTTTGATTCCAAGGAAAAAACCCTCTACGCAGAAGTCAAAGTACCTAAAATATCCTATGCCGGAAGTTCCATAGATAGTTTAAACGTACTTCTTAACGGTGATGCGACCGATTTAAATTTCTCGGCAGGTTTAGGTAACCTTACCTATGAACCGATACACCTCAAAAAGACATATTTGGAGGGAAAACTTAGAAATAAAGAATTGCTATTGGACTTTAATGCCGAAAACGACTCGGTACAAGTGGCCCACCTTACCTCGCAACTTGTTTTTAAAAAGGACACCCTAAGATTGCACATAGACCCGGAAGAACTCGTTTTAAACAAGAAACAATGGCAACTTCCAAACGATAATTCCATTGTTATAGCGGAGTCCTATCTTGGCTTAGAAAACCTCATCCTTAGCAGGAACAGCCAAAGTCTACGTATATCTTCAGAACTTCCAAAAATAGAACAGGAACATATTGGGATAGTCTTCGAAAATTTCGAATTGCAAACATTTCTAAGCTTATTCAATCCGGATGAGGCTTTGGCCAAAGGAAGGGTCGAAGGAAATTTTATTTTGCTCAATCCCTATGGTGCATCAGGTTTAATATCGGATATAGAGATAGGGAATTTTCAGGTCATGGAGAATCCCCTAGGCACGCTAATATTGGACGCTTCCTCCAAGTCTTTCTCCGATTATGATTTTGACCTAGCCATTAAAGACGGGGATGCCAAATTAAAGCTTACCGGGGACTATGTTGCCAAAGAGAGTGGTGCGGAACTAAATCTAGAACTGGATATAGAGGAACTAAAAATGAGCGTCATACAGGGATTTTTTAAAGAAGATATTTCCAACGCCAAAGGTTATCTTTCCGGAAGCATGTTGGTTAATGGCACTTTGAAGGACCCCACCTATTCCGGTAGGATAAATTTTAATGATATTGGGCTTACACTGACTTCATTCAACACAACATTGAATATTGATAATGAAACTGTGGACCTGGACCAAGAGAAAATATCCCTCTCAAATTTCAACATAGCGGATGAGACCAAAGGTTCTTTGGTCGTGAACGGGACCATATTCACCCCTAATCTTTTAAATCCAGGCTTTGACCTCAATGTAAAAGCAGACCGCTTTAGAGTCTTGGATTCTAAAAAAGGTGATAATGAGCTTGTTTACGGAATTGCGAGTATAAACGCAGATGTAAACGTTACAGGAAATTTAAAATCCCCAGTGGTTAACGGAAATTTAAGGGTAAGGGATATTACAGATTTAACATACATCGTACCCCAGGACCAGTTAGAGATTCAAGAAAGGGATGGTATCGTAATCTTTGTAAACAAGGAGAACCCCGACGCCATACTTACACGAAACGAAAACAAGAAAAGACCCTCTATTTTTTACGGAATGGACATCAATACCACTCTGGAAATCTCGAATGACGCACAGTTTACCGTAGTACTGGATGAAAAAACCCAAGATAAGTTACAGGCCTCCGGTGATGCAGAACTGAAGCTTAATATCGACCCAAATCAGGATATAAGATTATCGGGTAGATTGGTATTAAATTCCGGCTTTTATCGTACTAGCCTCTATAACCTGGTAAGCCGAGAATTTCAAATAAGAAAAGGAAGTAGTGTCGTCTGGAACGGCGACCCCTACGATGCAAAACTGGACGTTACGGCCATCTACGAAATTGAAACCTCTGCCGCCCCATTGATGTCCGCCATAAGTTCTGAGGGTAATGTGACCGGAAGTTACCAGCAGGCGGCAGAGTTTATGGTCTATTTAAACGTAGAGGGACAGTTAACTGAACCTGAATTATCGTTTGCCCTAGATATGCCAGAAAGCGAACAGGGTAATTTTGGAGGTGCCGTATACGGGCGTATATTGCAATTGAATCAACAAGAGTCCGAACTCAACAAACAGGTCTTCTCCCTATTGGCCTTAAACCGATTTTATCCAACCACAGGGAGTGACGGTAGTAGTGGTGGTGCCATGTCATTGGCAAGAAACAATGTAAACAAAGTACTCTCCAGCGAATTGAATGCCATTTCCGATAAACTACTAGGCAACAGCGGTTTTGAACTGGGGTTTGATTTGGACAGTTTTGAGGATTACGAAAGCGGTACGGCGCAAAGCCGCACACAATTGAACATCAATGCCAGTAAGAAGTTATTCAATGAACGGCTCATCGTTACCGCCGGTAGCGCATTGGATGTTGAAGGAAGTGCCTCCAGCGAAGATAGCGCCACCCCAATTATAGGAAATGTTACTTTAGAATACTTGCTGAGTGAAGAAGGTGTTTACAGGTTAAAAGGTTTTAGAAGGCAGGAATATCAGAATATCATTGACGGGCAATTAATTGTTACGGGTATTGCTTTTATTTTCGATAGAGAGTTCAACAAATTCAGTGAGTTGTTCATTCCCGTGCAGAAAGAAAATAAAAAAACTAAAGCTAAAAAATCTAAGAAAAATACAAATTGA
- a CDS encoding DUF4407 domain-containing protein — translation MLQDFFILCSGADSEILKTCSKGEQNKYAGIGATVFFTAVMAFIASSYALYTVFDSIYAAVFFGFIWGLLIFNLDRFIVSTIKKRDKFGQELLQATPRIILAIIIAVVISKPLEMKIFEKEINQVLLEQKNELTLANKEQLALQYTPTVEQLNQDIASLKAEITNKEAETNALYDIYISEAEGTAGTKLLGKGPVYAEKREKHDAALAELNALKAINTDKITGIESQISALNTEYAEVVTNTQPIIDGFDGLMARITALGELPWFPSFFIFLLFLAIETSPIIAKLLAPKGEYDIKIEEEESILSSWVAQKVAQRKLIVTTDGEINQKIYEDLKGEEELYGYKKRKAEELLRLQADSFHQIQVKGLK, via the coding sequence ATGTTACAAGATTTTTTTATTCTCTGCTCCGGGGCAGATTCCGAAATTTTAAAAACCTGTTCCAAAGGAGAACAAAATAAATATGCCGGTATTGGGGCGACCGTATTTTTCACAGCGGTCATGGCATTTATAGCCAGCAGTTATGCACTTTACACTGTTTTTGACAGCATTTATGCCGCGGTTTTCTTTGGGTTTATTTGGGGCTTATTGATTTTTAATCTAGACCGCTTCATTGTTTCAACCATTAAAAAAAGGGATAAATTTGGCCAGGAATTATTACAGGCCACCCCGCGTATAATTTTGGCCATAATTATCGCCGTGGTCATCTCCAAACCTTTGGAGATGAAAATTTTCGAAAAAGAAATCAACCAGGTTTTATTGGAACAAAAAAATGAACTGACCTTGGCCAATAAGGAACAGTTGGCCCTACAATACACTCCAACTGTTGAGCAACTGAATCAAGATATTGCTTCCTTGAAAGCGGAAATCACTAACAAAGAGGCAGAAACCAATGCCTTATACGATATCTACATCTCCGAGGCGGAAGGGACCGCAGGGACCAAACTTTTAGGAAAAGGCCCGGTTTATGCGGAAAAACGTGAAAAACACGATGCAGCCTTGGCCGAATTAAATGCTCTTAAAGCCATAAATACTGATAAAATAACCGGAATTGAATCCCAGATTTCCGCACTAAATACGGAATACGCAGAGGTTGTTACTAATACACAACCCATTATTGACGGATTCGATGGATTAATGGCTCGTATTACGGCTTTGGGAGAGTTACCATGGTTTCCATCATTTTTTATTTTTCTATTGTTCCTTGCCATAGAAACCTCTCCGATTATTGCCAAACTACTAGCACCCAAAGGTGAATACGATATAAAAATCGAGGAAGAAGAAAGCATATTATCATCTTGGGTAGCCCAAAAAGTAGCACAACGTAAACTCATCGTTACCACCGATGGGGAAATCAACCAAAAGATTTACGAAGATTTGAAAGGAGAGGAAGAGCTTTACGGCTACAAAAAAAGAAAAGCAGAGGAACTGCTGCGTCTACAGGCCGACAGTTTTCACCAAATTCAAGTAAAAGGTCTCAAATAA
- a CDS encoding M56 family metallopeptidase — MAILLLFYKLLLERENMHVFKRFFLLSAIVASFIIPSLVFIEYVEPTISPEMTTTTITYSQLSEPPTDMDVINWPRLLWTVYFIGLFGFGFRFAKHLYQILRRIKINPKLKENFSIKVLLKEKLPPHTFFSFIFLNKNKFESNAIPKAVLIHEETHARQRHSLDVLFIELLQVLLWFNPFVYLFKKSIKLNHEFLADSAVLKRENGTANYQNTLLSYLSKESLEKYQSTGIANAINYSSIKKRFTVMKKRTSKTSVTLRSFLILPLVALLLLGFSERKFIEIQRNTPVINKIGILIENIEIRINKEGELFFQEGEMIAVEELGDRLLKLNQSLSKTQREQQIKAVIKVEADTPKEIIKDVDRILMEYGVAQINIVGPEPMYTGNLVETVTEQSQIKKYNGLAKKYNAVPIAKRIIPRNDLKTLESIYKLMTSKQKKEAQPFPECWSKNIQNGASRNQMAEYNALAKKYNEMDSNHMKILSKDVERLEYIYSLMSDKQKADAEPFPDFPEPPPAPKAPKVPNEREQAAVQIKEIIETQDPYDVIGSVKTLEPTSPPKPPKVYIGKIEKDPPPRPSVLKREVKSMPTPPPPTPPSPLDHIIDMAKKGAIFMYKGKEISSDKAIALIKEYRDLSISTKQSNNGTPIVKISKYL, encoded by the coding sequence ATGGCCATTCTACTCCTCTTTTATAAATTACTATTGGAGCGGGAAAACATGCATGTTTTTAAGCGCTTTTTTCTCCTAAGTGCCATAGTAGCCTCTTTTATTATACCAAGCCTTGTATTTATAGAATATGTTGAGCCAACGATTTCTCCGGAAATGACTACCACTACCATTACTTACTCCCAATTATCCGAGCCTCCAACGGACATGGATGTAATTAATTGGCCGAGACTTTTATGGACCGTTTATTTCATTGGATTATTTGGTTTTGGGTTTCGATTTGCAAAGCACCTTTATCAAATCTTAAGACGTATAAAAATCAATCCTAAATTGAAAGAAAATTTTAGCATCAAGGTTTTGCTCAAAGAGAAGTTACCCCCACATACCTTTTTCAGCTTTATATTTCTAAATAAAAACAAGTTCGAATCCAACGCCATACCCAAAGCTGTTTTAATACATGAGGAAACTCATGCGAGGCAGCGCCATAGTCTGGATGTCCTTTTTATAGAGTTGCTACAAGTGCTATTGTGGTTCAACCCATTTGTTTATCTGTTCAAAAAAAGTATAAAACTAAATCATGAATTTTTAGCGGACAGTGCGGTCCTAAAAAGGGAAAACGGTACGGCCAATTATCAAAACACGCTGCTTTCTTACTTATCAAAGGAAAGTCTAGAAAAATATCAGTCGACGGGCATTGCGAATGCCATTAATTATTCATCAATCAAAAAACGTTTTACAGTCATGAAAAAAAGAACATCGAAAACATCAGTTACACTAAGGAGTTTTTTAATCCTACCACTAGTGGCCTTACTATTATTAGGCTTTAGTGAAAGAAAATTTATCGAAATACAGAGGAACACGCCCGTCATCAATAAAATAGGCATCCTAATAGAAAATATTGAAATCAGGATTAATAAAGAAGGAGAGTTGTTTTTTCAGGAAGGGGAGATGATTGCTGTGGAAGAATTGGGAGACCGTCTTCTAAAACTAAATCAAAGCCTCTCCAAAACGCAAAGAGAACAACAAATTAAAGCTGTCATTAAAGTAGAGGCGGACACCCCTAAGGAGATTATTAAGGATGTGGACCGTATTTTAATGGAATATGGCGTTGCACAAATAAACATCGTTGGGCCAGAACCCATGTACACTGGAAATCTTGTCGAAACTGTTACGGAACAATCACAAATTAAAAAATACAACGGTCTAGCCAAAAAATATAATGCCGTTCCCATCGCAAAAAGAATAATTCCACGAAATGATTTAAAGACTTTGGAATCCATTTATAAGCTGATGACCTCAAAACAGAAAAAAGAAGCGCAACCCTTCCCAGAATGTTGGTCCAAAAACATACAAAATGGTGCCTCCAGAAACCAGATGGCCGAATACAATGCTTTAGCAAAAAAATATAATGAGATGGATAGCAACCATATGAAAATCCTTAGTAAAGATGTGGAGCGCTTGGAATATATCTATAGTTTAATGTCCGACAAACAAAAAGCCGATGCTGAACCCTTTCCAGATTTTCCAGAACCCCCACCGGCACCAAAAGCGCCAAAAGTTCCCAATGAAAGAGAGCAAGCTGCGGTCCAAATAAAAGAAATAATTGAAACACAGGACCCGTATGACGTTATTGGATCAGTCAAAACCTTAGAACCCACTTCACCACCTAAACCACCGAAAGTTTACATTGGCAAAATTGAGAAAGATCCCCCTCCACGGCCTTCTGTATTAAAAAGAGAGGTTAAATCAATGCCGACACCACCTCCTCCAACTCCACCATCTCCATTGGACCATATTATCGACATGGCCAAAAAGGGTGCGATTTTCATGTATAAGGGGAAGGAGATTTCATCCGATAAGGCGATAGCTCTCATAAAAGAATATCGTGATCTAAGCATAAGCACTAAACAATCAAACAATGGAACCCCAATTGTAAAAATTTCGAAGTATTTATAA
- a CDS encoding BlaI/MecI/CopY family transcriptional regulator produces MQLSKSEEELMNIIWKQKKAFMKDLLDAYPDPKPATTTVATLLKRMTDKGFVAYKSLGRSREYFPLVKKKDYFSKHVNGLIKNFFNNSPGQFASFFTQETNLSKLELEELKKLIDKEIEKK; encoded by the coding sequence ATGCAGCTATCAAAATCTGAAGAAGAATTAATGAATATTATCTGGAAGCAAAAAAAGGCTTTCATGAAAGATTTGCTCGATGCTTATCCGGACCCTAAGCCCGCTACCACCACCGTGGCCACTCTTCTGAAACGAATGACGGACAAAGGTTTTGTTGCGTATAAAAGTTTGGGCAGGTCCAGGGAATATTTTCCTTTAGTTAAAAAGAAGGACTATTTCTCCAAGCACGTGAACGGACTTATAAAGAACTTTTTCAATAATAGTCCCGGGCAGTTCGCCTCTTTTTTTACCCAAGAGACTAACCTTAGTAAGTTGGAGTTGGAGGAGCTCAAAAAATTAATAGACAAAGAAATCGAAAAGAAATAA
- a CDS encoding PhnA domain-containing protein, protein MQLLEELGSRSNNKCELCASSGPLEIYEVPPVTTGGVDGSILVCATCKNQIENQELMESNHWRCLNDSMWSEHDVVKVISWRMLSRLKLEGWPKDLLEMMDLDDTTLAWAKATGEGLSESERIIHRDTNGVILENGDNVVLIKDLKVKGSSMVAKQGTAVRRISLDRENAAYVEGKVDGQQIVLITKYIKKI, encoded by the coding sequence ATGCAACTATTGGAGGAACTGGGGAGTAGAAGTAATAATAAATGTGAATTATGTGCATCGTCAGGACCTTTGGAGATATATGAAGTGCCACCAGTAACAACTGGTGGTGTCGATGGTAGTATATTAGTCTGTGCGACATGCAAAAATCAAATTGAGAATCAGGAGCTTATGGAGTCCAATCACTGGCGCTGCTTAAACGATAGTATGTGGAGTGAGCATGATGTTGTTAAGGTAATATCCTGGAGAATGCTTTCGCGCTTAAAATTAGAAGGTTGGCCTAAGGATTTATTGGAGATGATGGACTTGGACGACACAACCTTGGCGTGGGCAAAGGCAACCGGCGAAGGGCTTTCCGAAAGTGAAAGGATAATTCATAGAGATACCAATGGCGTTATCTTGGAGAATGGTGATAACGTAGTTTTAATAAAGGATTTAAAGGTAAAAGGTTCCAGTATGGTAGCAAAACAAGGAACCGCCGTGAGAAGAATATCACTGGATAGGGAAAATGCAGCATATGTTGAAGGCAAGGTCGATGGTCAACAGATAGTACTTATTACGAAGTATATTAAGAAGATTTAA
- a CDS encoding dipeptidase — protein sequence MKEVRDYISENKQRFLDELIELLKIPSISADLSFSKDVLKAAENVQMRLKEAGCDIVEIHETAGYPIVYGEKIIGPKLPTILVYGHYDVQPPDPMDLWNSPPFEPVIQKTKLHPEGAIFARGACDDKGQMYMHVKALEAMIRTSQLPCNVKFMIEGEEEVGSDNLAIYVAENKKKLENDIILISDTGMIANDIPSITTGLRGLSYVQVEVTGPNRDLHSGLYGGAVANPINILAKMIASLHDENNHITIPGFYDKVEELSKEERAEMAKAPFDLEAYKKALDIESVYGEKGYTTNERNSIRPTLDVNGIWGGYTGEGAKTVIASKAYAKISMRLVPHQDWKEITELFKNHFESIAPKGVKVKVTPHHGGQGYVTPIDTIGYQAASKAYEKTFGKKPVPQRSGGSIPIVSLFEKELGSKTILMGFGLDSDAIHSPNEHFGVWNYLKGIETIPYFYQYFTEMNS from the coding sequence ATGAAAGAAGTTAGAGATTACATTTCTGAAAATAAACAACGATTTCTCGACGAACTTATAGAACTACTTAAGATTCCTTCCATAAGCGCCGATCTTTCTTTTTCAAAGGATGTGCTAAAAGCAGCCGAAAATGTACAAATGAGATTGAAAGAAGCAGGATGTGACATTGTCGAAATCCATGAAACTGCCGGCTATCCCATCGTATACGGAGAGAAAATAATAGGTCCAAAATTACCAACGATTTTGGTTTATGGACATTATGACGTACAACCACCGGACCCCATGGATCTTTGGAATTCACCACCGTTCGAACCCGTTATACAGAAGACTAAATTACACCCTGAGGGAGCTATATTTGCCCGTGGAGCATGTGATGACAAAGGCCAAATGTATATGCATGTGAAGGCTCTGGAGGCAATGATACGGACAAGTCAGCTTCCCTGTAATGTAAAATTCATGATTGAAGGCGAAGAAGAAGTTGGAAGTGACAACCTTGCCATTTACGTAGCAGAAAACAAAAAGAAGTTGGAGAACGATATTATATTGATTTCCGATACGGGAATGATTGCCAATGATATCCCATCTATCACCACAGGACTTCGAGGTTTGAGTTATGTACAAGTGGAAGTAACGGGACCTAATCGGGATTTGCACTCCGGACTCTATGGTGGGGCGGTTGCAAATCCCATCAACATACTTGCAAAAATGATTGCGAGTCTACATGACGAGAACAATCACATTACCATTCCAGGATTTTATGACAAAGTAGAAGAGCTGTCCAAAGAGGAGCGAGCGGAAATGGCCAAGGCTCCGTTCGATTTGGAAGCATACAAAAAAGCTTTGGACATTGAGTCGGTTTATGGTGAAAAAGGATACACGACAAACGAGCGCAATTCCATCCGTCCAACTTTGGATGTCAATGGAATCTGGGGAGGTTACACTGGCGAAGGTGCCAAAACGGTTATAGCGAGCAAGGCCTATGCTAAGATATCCATGCGTTTAGTTCCACACCAAGATTGGAAAGAAATCACGGAATTATTCAAAAATCATTTTGAAAGCATCGCTCCGAAAGGAGTAAAAGTAAAAGTCACACCCCATCACGGAGGACAAGGTTATGTAACTCCCATAGATACCATTGGCTATCAGGCGGCATCCAAGGCCTATGAAAAAACTTTTGGCAAGAAGCCAGTTCCACAGCGAAGTGGAGGCAGCATCCCCATTGTATCTCTTTTTGAAAAAGAACTGGGCAGTAAGACCATTCTAATGGGATTTGGCTTGGATAGCGATGCTATTCACTCCCCCAATGAACATTTTGGGGTATGGAACTATTTGAAGGGTATTGAAACGATACCGTATTTCTATCAGTATTTTACGGAGATGAACAGTTAA
- a CDS encoding rhodanese-like domain-containing protein, which produces MAFFHFLFGKNEPSPNNVEILPSTEFLKAAIDKGEQLIDVRTYYEYDKEHINGAINIDWFQPSQFNRAIRKIDKERPVYVYCRTGNRSQKAARKIAELGFVRVFDLKGGINAAK; this is translated from the coding sequence ATGGCTTTTTTTCATTTCCTCTTTGGTAAAAATGAACCCAGCCCGAACAATGTTGAAATATTACCATCAACAGAGTTTTTGAAAGCGGCTATCGACAAAGGAGAACAACTAATAGATGTGCGAACTTATTATGAGTATGATAAAGAGCACATTAACGGAGCCATCAATATTGATTGGTTTCAACCTTCACAGTTTAATAGAGCTATTCGAAAAATAGATAAAGAAAGGCCGGTTTATGTGTATTGCAGAACTGGCAATAGAAGCCAAAAGGCAGCTAGAAAAATTGCGGAATTGGGTTTTGTTCGAGTTTTTGATTTAAAAGGAGGAATAAATGCAGCAAAATAA